Below is a genomic region from Henckelia pumila isolate YLH828 unplaced genomic scaffold, ASM3356847v2 CTG_652:::fragment_1, whole genome shotgun sequence.
CGTttaatttatgtgttttattttttattttatttatatttttttttctctagtgCTTCTCTGGTTTGTTAATGCTTACAGGTGAATCTTTTGAAGAAGAATTTTTCTACGATCCGAAGATAGAGAGAACGCTCCATAGAAGAAAGAAGGAGGCTCGAAGAAGATTAGAAGAGGAAGAAGAATTTCGAATTGAAGAACCTAGAGAAGAAATGGCTGCAAACGCAAGTCTAAGCTTGAGACAGCTTGGAACCCCCGATCTGAATCAACAGCCCTtttgcattacttttcctacttttAGAAGCTAATGAAACTTTCGAGTTAAAATCTGGGCTAATACACTTGTTGCGtccttttcatggtcttgcaggtgaggatccccaCAAACATCTGATGGATTTTCATGTGGTTTACACAagcatgaaaccccatggagtgacgaAAGAACAAATTCAGCTGAGAGCCTTTCCTTTTTCTCTAAAGAATGCTGCAAAGGATTGACTATACTACTTATCTCCTGGATCCATCACTACTTGGACAGAGATGAAGAGGTTTTTCCTATAGAAATACTTTCCAGCTTCGAGGGCTGCAAAAACATCAGAAAGGAGATTTACGGCATCAAGCAGTATATGGGAGAGTCACTTCAtgaatattgggagcggttcaagaagctcagttctagctgtccgcaacactAGATAAGTAAAAATATTCTAATTCAATATTgatatgaaggtttgttgcctcataATAGGAGTATGGTAGAcgcggccagtggaggagttttcgtAGACAAAACACCATGGGATGCTAGGAACTTAATCGAGaacatggctgccaattctcagcaatttggcaccaacagaagtGATCCAGCACCCAGAAGGAATAACAAGGTAAAtttttcttcccttgaacaacaactgaTTGATCTGACATCTCTTGTGCATCAAATggttgtagggaatggacaaaatGCGAAGGTTTGTGGAATTTTCGCTGCAAGgggacatgcaactgacatgtgtcccataCTTCAAGAGAAAACGGTCGAGCAAGTTAATGCCATAGGAAGATTTCAAAGGCCAATACAGAGAAATTATGATCCTTACTCGAATACTTCCAACATCCAAACCTCAGATACGGAAATCCTGCAATGAACCAGCCTGCACCTCATGTGCAATCAAACAATCAAGCTTACAGGCCACCATATCCTCCACAACAGCAGCGTCCTCAAATTCCAACCCCTGgtgagtttttagaaaatattgttaaggatcttgcaactaatacttTGAACTTTCAACATGAAACCCaagcaagtatccaaaacttgaacactCAGGCGGGGCAGTTGGCAACATCAATCAATCGGTTGGAGGCACAAAATTCTAGCAGTTTGCCATCACAAACAGTggtgaatccaaaagaaaatGTAAGTGCAATCactttgaggagtggaaaggagTTGAAGGTTCATGAAGAAGTGGTGAAAGCACCAATAAAGAACGAAGATGACAAGGAATCTAaggtggatgagaatgagataGTTCAAAAAGACACACCAAAAGATAAGTTCCCTCCTCTTTCTGAGTATAAACCCGTACCCCCGTTTTCCTTTGCATTGAAGGAGTCTAGGAAGTATGAAGGTATTAAGGAGCTGTATGACATTTTTCTTATATGTGAGATAAATATTCCTTTGTTAGATGCTATCAAGCAAGTACCTagctatgctaaatttttgaaaaaattatgaactacaaaaagaaaacaaaaactgaAGGGATGCCAAAAATTTGAATTAGGAGAACAGGTTTCTGCTGTGATTCAGAGAAAGATACCTGCAAAATTCATGGATCTAGGTATGTTTTCGATTCCTTGTAAGATAGGGGATGTTCAGCTTGATACGACCATGTTATatttaggagcatcgattaatgtCATGACATATTCTACTTATGCTTCCTTAAAACTAAGGCCCTTGAATGAAACTGCAATTGTTATCCAgatggctgatagatctactaTTTATCCTAGGGGTGTGTTAAAGGATGTTCTTGTGAAATTTGGTAATTTGGTTTTTCCTACTGATTTCTATGTGCTTCacatgaaaaataatgattttaataGTCCAATTTTGCTAGGAAGACCATTTCTAATAACTTCAAAGTCTACCATATATGTTAATAATGGTACTCTCACTATGTAATTTGATGGGAAGATAgttaagtttaatatttttgataccctaAAATTTCCTAGatgtgaaagtgttgttaatacTCTTGATATCAATGACTACTTGTCACAAGAGCACAAGAAAATTGTGAATGAGAATAAATTGAAGGAGGTAATTGCAAAACCTGCTAAAAACTCAAATGAAAGAATTTTTCTTTCTGATTTGCAGGCATCTAAGACTGAACAAAAAACTTCCTCCGGATCGACCAAAAGTAATACCAATGGAAAAAGGGAAAAATCATTTGGAATCACCAAGAAATCGAAGGAGAGAAATCATAGACAAAAATTAACTGCAAAACTGCTCAAGTGGATGAAGGTGAACAAAGGAACCAGATATGAACCACCATGAGAAGCTGAAGCATGCAGTCGGGCCGACGACTGTAAAAAGAGGCGCTGACTTGGAGGCAACCTAGTGTTTTCTttactttatttttattgttctttttatgtttatttttttattatctttttctAATCCCCATACCCACCGCCTTCTCAGTTTCAATTCGCCACTCTTGTGATTCCACCAGACGTAGAAGAGGATGAGCAAGCCGACACATGAACTAGGGgagttttgttttgcattttcaTTTAGTGTTCATCTTTGTATATTGCGTCTTTGTCTTCATGTTTGTGTTTATgtttctaaagcattgagggcaattctTTAGATaagtgtgtatgtgtgtgtgttggggggggggggggggtacattcattgtttgtcattttgtttttgtattcGTATTGTTGAGTTTTATGCATATAGTTCGTTTGCATGTCATTTTTCAGTTTGTTTAGTGTTGAGTAGGATGGAGATTGATAGCCAATTATGATATGaagttgaaaaataaaattttgtgaaagttttttgctcttgattggatatgagaaaccgtaggttgagtagtgaatattttaagcacacatgtttgaCCAGTGAAATGTAGCGATGTATTGGATAATGTTTGTGTCTGTTGGATCATttcacgacaataggtgtttgtggagccTGATAGTGTTTTTGAATCCTAATGATCTTTTTGACATGACataaacgatcttgggcgcacttgttaaaatattttttatgaaaattttgggAAAATGAAATTAATTCCATCTGGGTTATTAgcaagagattgaaatcctaatcatcttgttcttgactaagtatgcggattgaatggggtttaaattttgaaaattttaaaataacaattccaccCGGGCTTggaaagtgattgaaattctattcactattccatagctaagtttgcggatctaatgggattgtagctccatccgggctatagacgaagAGATTGAAATTTAAATCCTATCTAAGTTATAACTAAGTTTGCGAGTAAGtattggggcttaagaaaaatcggattcaaaattcggaggtgcgtaattatatctcaagagagttgtgtttgtttaaggattgttgggaggaaggAGCTTTTGATGGTGATACTTACACTGAAGTGTCATAGGTCGACAAACAGTCTTAAAAgtatgtcttttgaagttgcatgtagttggaataacatgacacacacgcaCGTTCACACTCGACTGGAggtgtattatggaaaatcgAGAGTAGTTGTAAACTTTTTTTTGTATGATGGAACTTCTatgaggctatgttgttcatgattcgtccttgcttatgtttGTTATGTgtgcatatttttttttcatatcttgctcgagggcgagcaaggtttaagtgtgggggaaaTTGATAGATGTctttttgttgcatattttattgtcattttgttgttgtcttaCATGCAttaatatgttttaattgagtttttattcatattttatgcATCTTGTCTACATAACATGCTCCCCGGTTTATTTTATAGGAAATGAAATTTTGTTGAAAAAGGTTGCTCAGaactatgctcgctcgatccgttgttccttaccgatcaagcgagagAGAAAATGCGTGTGAGACAGAAGTTGCTTCTCTCGAACGGTTacttaccaatcgagcgaggtgAAGATAAGAAAAAAATGAAGTGTGAGGCATACAACATCCTGCTAGATCTATTacttcttaccgatcgagcggacggAGGAGAAAAGACGAAATAATTGGGACAGAAttactctcgctcgatcggtcattttctaccgatcgagcgcgacGCGGATTTCGGAGAAATTTTGTAAAAAAGGAAATTTTCTTATGAAGGACTCTAGTCCATATTTAATGATTTTTCCGAATATTCTGTATATTGAAACCATCTTTGGACGGCTGAACGCGAGAGAAACATCTGGCAGCTAGGTTTTCTTCATAATTTTTCTTAGATTTCATCTTTTCTTTTGGAATTTTTCTTAGGatttcatgaatatttgtggctaagttttaattcTTGGCAGAGAAAGACAAACCCTTAaagttttatttatcttgtgagatttgattttcattgtttgatttttatttgagtatcaagagttgtttggaattgattgttATGTCTGTGTGTTGATTATTGGCTGATTATCTAACAATTTTATCATAcaatctaaagctaaattagaaatcaaattcgtaattgtttgatccctctaatttgcgaagcaaatatgattaataatttccgcttgtgaatttgttaattcgtaggaacaacaattgactagattaaatacaaccgcttgtgtttgtattgtttagcttcatcaatttcactagtttgaatgctaccttgggTTTAAAccttaatcgcttgtatttgggttaattcattggtaatggttaatttagaacgcttttgtctaattaactaaaattaaagtgAGATAGGAATTAAGTTTTTAAGGATGAATATTCaaatgttaattaattatttttagagaattgatgatcgagtgaataacttcaagggtgtagtcgaccgatgccaaggcttgttttaattgattttttcgTTATAATTTTAAATCCTGCATGCTAgttgataaaatttaattttaattgcttttaatttttagtagttaatttcaaatccaaaatccccttttatttattttcagtaatttTGAACACGATAAATTTCTTTTTTCTCGTaggaatgatccctactctcgcttctacatgtttatttagttaatctgagttgggttaatttgggcatgATACGACTAAGAGCTACCACGAAGGTTCAACTGGAACCTGACTTGTCATATGTGGAGAGACCGCTCAGAATTCTTGACAGAAAAAACAAGGTGCTTCGGAATAAGCGCATCCCTCTGGTCATGGTTCTGTGGCAGCATCGAGTTACCAAGGAAGATACTTGGGAGCTCAAGATTCGTATGCGTTCTGAACATccagaattgttttgattgtattttattttcgCATTTAAGTTGTAATTGTAACTGCAGTATTGTAATAAGATTTTTCAGCATTGTGTTCCGTTATCCTAGTCTTGATTTCGAGGACGTAATCTCTTAAATGGGAgataatgtagtaacccgtctccaaattaagttaatcaagtgcctaattatgtttaattagCTAAAACATGATTAGAGATCTTCTAATAGGTTTTAAAAGTGGAAGAACGGACTTAGAACGATAAAAAAAGGGCCTGGAAGATTTTTGGGTTTCGggtagttcggatggtccgaaacAAGTTCGGACACTCCGAACAGATCAGAGCCTAGATCGGAAGACCCTTGATTGGATAGGATGTTAATATCAGACGCTCCGAAGTCTTAGATCGGACGCTGAAATCATATTACGTAAGAAATGATGTCACATCCAGGACACGTTTTCGGAGGGGGTTAATTGGAGAGTTCGAACTATCCGATCTCGGGGTTTGGATGGTCCGAGctacgtctataaatagaggccaaaTGCCTCATTCTGAACTCTCaccttcctctcttctctctccaaTTCAATTAGTATTTTTGACTTTTAGGGGTTTCTAGGCTTCCTACTGGAAGTCTGGGAGTGGCGGAGCGCTTCGGGGATATAAGCAaagttgtgcctaagttttgaggtagTCTTAATTAGTGGGATAACGATGGATgtaggtataactttggatccCTATAGAGATTAGGGAGTATGTAATACCtttgttaaggcttttagaacacaATAAGTGATATAGTGATTATTGCTTATAGGCATGTATTTTGAGTACCTGGACCGCTAGAGTTGCTAGGGTTCTTGGGTTTTCTCAATAGAGGTATggacgtattatccgagatacaaggttgaatatacatgtattatgtttgcatgttttgtgtGGAATTATTTTGTGCATTGATATTATGCGGCATGCATGTACACGTTGAGATTTATTTCTTGATTTGCATAGCCTGTAGTAGGGGTCACTCATCCCCGTATTTTACTTGATGgatttccatggatttggatCCGGTTATATACACGagttttatggtatgggagccaactcctgatgcgatggctcagcgtgctacataccatggcaccTTGACTGGGCAGTATTCTTGATAGGTTTTCCAGTACCCTTCATATTCCATGTGCATGCATGGTATATGTATATTCATACTTCTGTATTGAGCGTTTATTCTCACGTCCTTGTGTTTTGTGTTTTACGTCCTATTCAATGGGGAAGGACTAAGGTTGGACAGACCCAGTGGCAGCGGTCGTTGAGCTGTAGTGGTTGCGTGGTGATCCTATCTCTGTTCAGGCTGTATGGTTGGACTTTTTAGTACCTTCCGTTCAATTTAAGacttaattgcatgcttaatctcTAATTAGTTAGTGATTCTAGGTTTGGTCACTACAATTCTTCTTTAATACTGTTTCCCACGTTTTGTGTCTTGCGCTACAAGTTAtcagaaaatttcaaaaaaaaaagagaaaattcaaaaaaaaaatcggtcaacaaaaaatttttgaaaggaCCGAaaagtttcaaaaaaatttgaggAAGCAAGATAATTTGTGGTCAATTTTTGTGtctttgttcatccttgggtgcaaataaaaaatttaaaattgtctATAATTCCTTCAACTTGTTTTTGTGTTATCTACGTGACTCAATCTTCAAGTGTCGACAAATTTTGgacttgtgagtttgatacaCTTCAACAAAAGCAAAAGACCTTCCATAAATTTTTAGTGAAAAAAAGAGTATTtgagtgatttttttttaagtgacttgtgagattttgtGTGAGGAAAAATTTATTACTAACCGTTTCTTACAGGTACAATGAGTTCTAGTAAAGAAGGAGGGGATAGCTTGAGCCAAGGATTTTACAAGGCTCAAGTAGAGGAGTTGTCTAGAATGATGAGGGCCGTGATGAGGGCAGAGTTGGAGTCAGTGAATGAAAGAATAAATAGGCTTGAAGTTAGTGGTAGTGgaggtaaaaataaaaataaaatatttgagaaaGAGGATGATGATGGTGAAGATGATGAGAGTCTTGGTGAAAATAGAGGTAGAAATAGACGAGGTCAAGAGGGGAAATAAATAGAAGGCGAGCGATGCGTGGGAGATACGTTGATGGGGGTAGAGAGGATTGAAACattagtagtattaagatgaattgaaagagtgggtgcccagtgagccaacttgtggctatgggctttgatgactctttgtacaaacgatcttttgtttaatgaaatttacacttttattaatggcaatgactttatctttcttcatattgttatattgtgatatactattgttgttttgataaagaccttgaatatactatagtgtatgtaagatgtggtagaacatggggatgtctatcatgaaatacatcttatagtcactgtatattctaaactgttcctagtcgattgagccgtccgataataaggataaggatcgctcgagtttgagactagcatttgcgatgcggagtaccacgtttcattggtaaggaacatggagatgttcgaagcatgcaaatggatattcataggatgaataatcgaactaccctatccggactttccaagtggttatcacttatcgagtggataaagtccgcggtttttggttgtacaccattagtccttactacttgaaacatcatggagactctatatgctagtactgtgctttgactcgtttaccgactctatgggggtcatcaggtgtcgggattgggtac
It encodes:
- the LOC140873563 gene encoding uncharacterized protein; translated protein: MVDAASGGVFVDKTPWDARNLIENMAANSQQFGTNRSDPAPRRNNKGMDKMRRFVEFSLQGDMQLTCVPYFKRKRSSKYGNPAMNQPAPHVQSNNQAYRPPYPPQQQRPQIPTPGEFLENIVKDLATNTLNFQHETQASIQNLNTQAGQLATSINRLEAQNSSSLPSQTVVNPKENVSAITLRSGKELKVHEEVVKAPIKNEDDKESKVDENEIVQKDTPKDKFPPLSEYKPVPPFSFALKESRKYEGEQVSAVIQRKIPAKFMDLGMFSIPCKIGDVQLDTTMLYLGASINVMTYSTYASLKLRPLNETAIVIQMADRSTIYPRGVLKDVLVKFGNLVFPTDFYVLHMKNNDFNSPILLGRPFLITSKSTIYVNNGTLTICESVVNTLDINDYLSQEHKKIVNENKLKEASKTEQKTSSGSTKSNTNGKREKSFGITKKSKERNHRQKLTAKLLKWMKFQFATLVIPPDVEEDEQADT